Proteins encoded in a region of the Sugiyamaella lignohabitans strain CBS 10342 chromosome B, complete sequence genome:
- a CDS encoding Mitochondrial ribosomal protein of the small subunit has translation MSNLLSASKARISEVLRLQASIFRTTYNPDMVRNGAKVLRRKLRGDLIKEYYYPSKTLPNASALNRMFPDLHCIDPKEYQRLQKNAE, from the coding sequence ATGTCGAATTTACTATCGGCTTCGAAAGCTAGAATTTCTGAAGTCTTGCGGCTACAAGCTTCAATTTTTCGAACTACATACAACCCCGATATGGTACGGAATGGTGCCAAGGTACTGCGACGAAAGCTACGTGGAGATTTGATCAaagaatattattatccATCTAAGACTCTTCCAAATGCATCAGCTTTGAACAGGATGTTCCCAGATTTGCATTGTATTGACCCCAAAGAATATCAGAGATTGCAAAAGAATGCGGAGTAA
- the CCH1 gene encoding Cch1p (Voltage-gated high-affinity calcium channel; involved in calcium influx in response to some environmental stresses as well as exposure to mating pheromones; interacts and co-localizes with Mid1p, suggesting Cch1p and Mid1p function together; GO_component: GO:0016021 - integral component of membrane [Evidence IEA]; GO_component: GO:0016021 - integral component of membrane [Evidence ISM] [PMID 12192589]; GO_component: GO:0016020 - membrane [Evidence IEA,IEA,IEA]; GO_component: GO:0005886 - plasma membrane [Evidence IEA,IEA]; GO_component: GO:0005886 - plasma membrane [Evidence IDA] [PMID 10958666]; GO_function: GO:0005262 - calcium channel activity [Evidence IEA]; GO_function: GO:0005262 - calcium channel activity [Evidence IDA] [PMID 10958666]; GO_function: GO:0005262 - calcium channel activity [Evidence IMP] [PMID 9343395]; GO_function: GO:0005509 - calcium ion binding [Evidence IEA]; GO_function: GO:0005216 - ion channel activity [Evidence IEA]; GO_function: GO:0005245 - voltage-gated calcium channel activity [Evidence ISS] [PMID 9343395]; GO_function: GO:0005244 - voltage-gated ion channel activity [Evidence IEA]; GO_process: GO:0070588 - calcium ion transmembrane transport [Evidence IEA]; GO_process: GO:0006816 - calcium ion transport [Evidence IEA]; GO_process: GO:0006816 - calcium ion transport [Evidence IDA] [PMID 10958666]; GO_process: GO:0006816 - calcium ion transport [Evidence IMP] [PMID 9343395]; GO_process: GO:0006811 - ion transport [Evidence IEA,IEA]; GO_process: GO:0034765 - regulation of ion transmembrane transport [Evidence IEA]; GO_process: GO:0006950 - response to stress [Evidence IEA]; GO_process: GO:0055085 - transmembrane transport [Evidence IEA]; GO_process: GO:0006810 - transport [Evidence IEA]): MTTFLCSLLAAQLLRGVIPFEDEDGNVQDVSFYDLANAFIGMYVISSTENWTTMLYAATESAGSVVAAACYAAFIIIWFIFSNFIVLNMFVAVITENLEVGPDVKRRGQIKEFVEQYAKQMNELGSANTNGIKVIRGFINKGKRVLSHKKVTKSESIESGDAVFNMLLDGKVVEGFLDEKEESYFDQDVNDIDFRGIFHFFKKVFGRSSKKDNGKIKEVNPFKDPSIAIPESKNAADFAHEYIRSKSTRDELFKTYLEKNPKYDKALYLFSQESKIRRFCQRIVNPSLGVRSNGVYPKPIVGVTFWTLMLLATIGMVVLSCVNTPLYFKDYTDQHGLSARNWVTYTDATFVAVFTVEAIVKVIADGFHFTPNAYTKSSWNNIDMIVLITMWITLISESFFQGYVSRYVRSFEAFRALRLMTVSVTAQNTFHSVIIVGFGKIFGAALISLSLLIPFSIWGLNIFHGKLSYCTDGSVNEFSECVDEYLSTPFNWEIYTPRAITKTYYDYDNFGHAFLVQFEVISLEGWVDVLNSVMSITGSSTNPVSFASRYNGIFPMLYNILGTIFILTLFISVIIKNYSQNRGTAYLKDEQLTWYEIKKLLSVVQPSFRAVRTVPGSFRHKLQKAVQTKGSWYHKTETGLLFILVVALVVEYYPTDEGQTLATKILLLITTVAYILHFIAKFYAVGWRKFGRRRWNIFGFIVSVFAFVFTIIGSTENASSTFFNFQKLGVTGMILLWIPKSSRLDQLFKTASASFREIFNLLITWLILFLAYAIAFNQVFGLTRIGPNGSGNINFRTVPKALILLFRMSCGEGWNQILSDYLVSPPYCVDGPMFSKSDCGSHPFAYFLFITWNILSMYIFVNMFISLIFENFSYVFHHGSSHISKKDIKKFKDTWEKYDPEGTGYISIKQLHSFLRQCDGYFSMKIYDGKFTVPNILASSRARNPEDPYDVDVVALNSVLRTIPFGEYAKKQAIYELFCAEAFEKADPELGISFNSLLLQFPLYKTMDYGRCLK; encoded by the coding sequence ATGACAACATTTCTATGTTCTTTATTGGCGGCTCAGTTGCTAAGAGGTGTGATTCCAtttgaggatgaagatggaaACGTTCAAGATGTATCTTTCTATGACTTGGCAAATGCTTTTATCGGTATGTACGTGATAAGTTCGACAGAAAATTGGACTACCATGTTGTATGCTGCCACTGAATCAGCAGGGTCAGTAGTGGCTGCAGCTTGTTATGCTGCATTTATAATCATATGGTTCATATTTTCCAACTTCATTGTGCTTAATATGTTCGTTGCTGTAATTACGGAGAATTTGGAAGTGGGTCCAGATGTGAAGAGGAGAGGCCAAATAAAAGAGTTTGTAGAGCAGTATGCAAAGCAGATGAATGAACTGGGCAGTGCAAACACAAATGGCATCAAGGTGATAAGAGGATTCATAAACAAAGGAAAGCGAGTTCTAAGCCACAAAAAGGTCACCAAATCCGAAAGTATAGAGTCAGGAGATGCCGTTTTCAACATGCTGTTAGATGGAAAAGTTGTAGAAGGTTTCTTAGATGAAAAAGAGGAGTCCTATTTCGACCAGGATGTTAACgatattgatttcagaGGTATATTccattttttcaaaaaggTTTTTGGTAGATCCTCAAAGAAAGACAACGGGAAAATCAAAGAGGTGAATCCATTCAAGGATCCGTCCATCGCCATACCTGAATCAAAGAATGCTGCAGATTTTGCCCATGAGTATATACGGAGTAAATCGACTAGGGACGAGCTTTTCAAGACGTACTTGGAGAAAAATCCGAAGTATGATAAGGCGTTGTATCTTTTCTCACAAGAAAGTAAAATCCGGCGTTTTTGTCAGCGAATAGTAAATCCAAGCTTAGGTGTGAGATCGAATGGTGTATACCCCAAACCAATAGTCGGAGTGACATTTTGGACGTTGATGTTACTGGCAACTATAGGAATGGTGGTGCTGTCTTGTGTGAATACTCCTCTGTATTTTAAAGACTACACTGATCAACATGGATTATCCGCCCGTAATTGGGTAACCTATACGGATGCAACGTTTGTAGCTGTATTTACTGTCGAGGCAATCGTAAAAGTTATTGCAGATGGATTCCACTTCACACCGAATGCATATACAAAATCTAGTTGGAACAATATTGACATGATTGTGCTGATAACTATGTGGATCACCCTAATTAGTGAGTCGTTTTTCCAAGGTTATGTATCGAGGTATGTTCGATCTTTTGAAGCATTCCGTGCACTGCGGTTGATGACTGTCAGCGTCACCGCTCAGAATACGTTTCACAGTGTGATAATTGTGGGTTTCGGGAAGATTTTCGGTGCTGCACTCATTTCCTTATCGTTATTGATTCCATTTTCAATCTGGGGCCTGAATATATTTCATGGTAAACTATCGTACTGTACTGATGGGAGTGTTAATGAGTTTAGTGAATGCGTAGACGAGTACTTGAGTACACCTTTCAATTGGGAAATTTATACACCACGGGCCATAACCAAGACCTATTATGATTATGACAACTTTGGCCATGCATTTCTTGTACAATTTGAAGTTATATCGTTGGAAGGATGGGTTGATGTGTTGAATTCTGTAATGAGTATTACCGGCTCTTCAACTAATCCAGTTAGCTTTGCGTCACGGTACAATGGAATATTTCCAATGCTCTACAATATCTTGGGAACTATTTTCATCTTGACCCTGTTTATTTCTGTTATTATCAAGAACTATTCCCAAAACAGAGGAACTGCATACCTCAAAGATGAACAGTTGACGTGGTATGAGATTAAAAAGCTGTTAAGTGTTGTCCAACCGTCATTCAGAGCTGTAAGAACTGTCCCTGGGTCGTTCAGGCATAAACTTCAGAAAGCAGTTCAAACAAAAGGATCCTGGTATCATAAGACAGAGACTGGCCTGCTTTTCATTTTAGTTGTCGCTCTGGTCGTGGAATATTATCCAACAGATGAGGGTCAAACTTTGGCCACAAAAATTCTGTTATTGATAACGACGGTGGCttatattttgcattttatTGCCAAATTCTATGCCGTAGGGTGGCGAAAATTTGGACGCCGAAGATGGAAcatttttggttttattgTCTCGGTGTTTGCCTTTGTCTTCACTATTATTGGTTCAACAGAAAATGCATCGTCGAcgtttttcaatttccaAAAGCTAGGTGTAACGGGTATGATTCTACTATGGATACCTAAATCATCACGACTAGACCAACTGTTTAAAACGGCATCAGCAAGCTTTCGAGAGATTTTCAACTTGCTAATTACCTGGTTGATTCTGTTTCTGGCTTACGCAATTGCCTTCAATCAGGTATTTGGATTGACAAGAATTGGTCCCAATGGAAGTGGCAACATCAATTTCCGGACTGTCCCGAAAGCACTAATTTTGTTATTCAGAATGAGTTGCGGAGAGGGATGGAATCAGATTTTAAGTGATTACTTAGTATCACCACCGTACTGTGTGGACGGTCCAATGTTTTCTAAATCTGATTGTGGAAGTCATCCATTTGCCTACTTTTTATTCATTACTTGGAATATCCTATCAATGTATATTTTCGTTAACATGTTCATTTCGTTGATTTTCGAAAATTTCAGTTATGTTTTTCACCATGGATCTTCCCACATCTCGAAAAAggatatcaaaaaattcaaGGATACCTGGGAAAAGTACGACCCTGAAGGTACTGGCTACATTTCTATAAAGCAGTTGCATTCGTTTCTCCGTCAGTGTGATGGATATTTCAGTATGAAAATCTACGACGGCAAATTCACTGTTCCAAATATTCTCGCTAGCTCACGTGCCCGTAATCCTGAGGACCCGTATGATGTTGATGTAGTTGCCTTGAATAGTGTGCTAAGAACGATTCCGTTTGGAGAATATGCCAAGAAACAAGCCATTTATGAACTTTTCTGTGCAGAGGCCTTCGAAAAAGCTGATCCTGAGTTAGGAATTTCATTCAACtcacttcttcttcagtttccTCTGTACAAAACTATGGACTATGGTCGTTGTTTAAAGTAA
- the CCH1 gene encoding Cch1p (Voltage-gated high-affinity calcium channel; involved in calcium influx in response to some environmental stresses as well as exposure to mating pheromones; interacts and co-localizes with Mid1p, suggesting Cch1p and Mid1p function together; GO_component: GO:0016021 - integral component of membrane [Evidence IEA]; GO_component: GO:0016021 - integral component of membrane [Evidence ISM] [PMID 12192589]; GO_component: GO:0016020 - membrane [Evidence IEA,IEA,IEA]; GO_component: GO:0005886 - plasma membrane [Evidence IEA,IEA]; GO_component: GO:0005886 - plasma membrane [Evidence IDA] [PMID 10958666]; GO_function: GO:0005262 - calcium channel activity [Evidence IEA]; GO_function: GO:0005262 - calcium channel activity [Evidence IDA] [PMID 10958666]; GO_function: GO:0005262 - calcium channel activity [Evidence IMP] [PMID 9343395]; GO_function: GO:0005509 - calcium ion binding [Evidence IEA]; GO_function: GO:0005216 - ion channel activity [Evidence IEA]; GO_function: GO:0005245 - voltage-gated calcium channel activity [Evidence ISS] [PMID 9343395]; GO_function: GO:0005244 - voltage-gated ion channel activity [Evidence IEA]; GO_process: GO:0070588 - calcium ion transmembrane transport [Evidence IEA]; GO_process: GO:0006816 - calcium ion transport [Evidence IEA]; GO_process: GO:0006816 - calcium ion transport [Evidence IDA] [PMID 10958666]; GO_process: GO:0006816 - calcium ion transport [Evidence IMP] [PMID 9343395]; GO_process: GO:0006811 - ion transport [Evidence IEA,IEA]; GO_process: GO:0034765 - regulation of ion transmembrane transport [Evidence IEA]; GO_process: GO:0006950 - response to stress [Evidence IEA]; GO_process: GO:0055085 - transmembrane transport [Evidence IEA]; GO_process: GO:0006810 - transport [Evidence IEA]): MSSYSQSQEFDNISLEELELEKENESDLEPIESTRSDTKLAPGGYGGESSRRNFFRGSYHSPSRPISAIAESARQIINGSHEGSREDLPHGNRGVSADRLEPGTRGHRAYLRSEESGYDMKSHSHSRERSLNNADTISFQRSKSLVDSTDLELIRANLDDAIGTNGVGSWLASGESDKDEDSAQTRYFHNRKSTYSRSPSTGRSPSSSHRRNLSYERGRTGRIPNDLVTSYHARNRSNSSDRSVSPSNIQYLRDGSRVSETSRIEEGVLRDDIPLASGSQFLTVPGKVAGSGVDGTDTPLNHNERFSKPGSVSLDVPNLPLADTNMRDDETNTGQRLSALMRRVSARVISAAPESEPEEEDEEGEDESYFYPPNSILIDSNSTLPDTAHSSLAEDIGGFSPPLDALNPAISAVTEDGLVHNVSNARRRVDDLPLNLSGTSLKLFGPGSKIRLRLYYLLKRPWVDPCIFIVIILHTAFLTYQTWGNIFDQHPDGQLFLPWGHSWLDFAFLFIFLVYSVEVVSKIIVQGFLDDSEQFDENAGDSTLFARTFNVFAFKRQPAGDSQRKGMNRIARPYSAKRTQTVIKSFSNLMRSQAVQEEEEPQERTVVMRAFLRGSWNRVDFICVIAYWISFILQVSGVEQKHQFFVFRAISSLRILRLLGLTRGTSAVLQGMKKSAPLLANVVVFIGFFW, translated from the coding sequence ATGTCGAGCTATAGTCAATCTCAGGAATTTGATAACATTTCCCTGGAAGAGCTAGAAttagaaaaagaaaacgaaTCAGATCTTGAACCAATAGAATCTACCAGGAGTGATACAAAATTAGCTCCTGGAGGTTATGGAGGAGAATCCAGCCGAAGGAACTTTTTCAGGGGAAGTTATCATTCTCCTAGTAGACCAATATCTGCTATAGCTGAAAGTGCCAGACAAATTATCAATGGTAGTCACGAAGGAAGTAGGGAAGATTTGCCGCATGGTAACAGAGGGGTATCTGCTGATCGTCTTGAACCTGGCACCAGGGGCCACAGAGCTTATCTGAGGTCAGAAGAATCAGGATATGACATGAAGTCACATTCACATTCTCGTGAGAGAAGTTTGAACAACGCCGATACGATTTCATTCCAAAGGTCCAAATCATTAGTAGATTCCACAGACCTTGAACTGATTCGAGCTAACCTGGATGATGCAATAGGTACAAACGGTGTGGGTTCTTGGTTAGCATCTGGTGAAAGCGATAAAGATGAAGATTCTGCGCAGACCAGATATTTTCACAACAGAAAGAGTACATATAGTAGGTCACCATCAACGGGGAGATCCCCTTCCTCTAGCCACCGAAGAAATCTCTCATATGAGCGGGGCCGCACAGGTAGGATACCTAATGACTTGGTAACTTCTTATCATGCCAGAAATAGGTCTAATTCTTCTGATAGATCTGTATCACCAAGTAACATCCAGTATCTGCGAGATGGATCAAGAGTTAGTGAAACCTCTCGGATAGAAGAGGGAGTACTGCGGGATGATATTCCGCTAGCCTCGGGGTCTCAGTTTCTCACTGTTCCAGGCAAAGTAGCTGGTAGTGGAGTGGATGGCACGGACACTCCGTTAAATCATAATGAAAGATTCAGCAAACCTGGATCAGTCTCTCTGGATGTACCAAATCTTCCACTTGCGGATACAAATATGAGGGACGATGAGACAAATACTGGCCAACGATTGTCAGCACTAATGCGGCGAGTTTCTGCGAGAGTAATATCGGCCGCCCCAGAATCTGAGcctgaggaagaagacgaagaaggagaagatgaATCATATTTTTATCCACCCAATAGCATCTTGATCGATTCTAATTCAACGCTGCCTGACACTGCACATTCATCGCTTGCGGAAGACATAGGAGGCTTCTCACCACCGCTAGACGCTTTGAATCCTGCTATAAGTGCTGTTACCGAAGATGGCCTGGTGCACAATGTGTCAAATGCACGTCGTCGTGTAGATGACCTACCTCTTAACCTCTCCGGTACATCGCTTAAATTATTTGGACCAGGTTCAAAGATAAGACTCCgactttattatttattgaaacGTCCCTGGGTTGATCCCTGCATTTTCATCGTTATCATTTTGCATACTGCCTTCCTAACTTATCAAACATGGGGCAATATTTTCGACCAACATCCAGATGGTCAACTATTTCTACCCTGGGGCCATTCATGGCTagattttgcatttttattcatttttCTTGTATATAGCGTCGAGGTTGTTTCTAAAATCATTGTCCAGGGGTTTTTGGATGACTCAGAACAATTCGACGAGAACGCAGGAGATAGCACATTGTTTGCAAGAACATTTAATGTGTTTGCATTTAAAAGACAACCTGCAGGGGATTCACAACGCAAGGGTATGAACAGAATTGCGCGACCCTACTCTGCTAAACGGACGCAAACTGTTATTAAGAGTTTTTCTAATCTCATGAGATCGCAGGCTGttcaagaagaggaagaacCTCAAGAGAGGACTGTAGTTATGCGAGCATTTCTTCGCGGGAGCTGGAATAGAGTAGACTTTATTTGTGTGATTGCATACTGGATATCCTTCATATTACAGGTTTCAGGGGTTGAGCAGAAGCATCAGTTTTTTGTGTTTCGTGCGATCAGCAGCTTGAGAATTTTACGCCTGCTTGGCTTAACGCGAGGTACATCGGCAGTCCTTCAGGGAATGAAAAAGTCCGCTCCACTATTGGCAAATGTCGTGGTTTTCATCGGATTCTTTTGGTAA
- the ADE17 gene encoding bifunctional phosphoribosylaminoimidazolecarboxamide formyltransferase/IMP cyclohydrolase ADE17 (Enzyme of 'de novo' purine biosynthesis; contains both 5-aminoimidazole-4-carboxamide ribonucleotide transformylase and inosine monophosphate cyclohydrolase activities; ADE17 has a paralog, ADE16, that arose from the whole genome duplication; ade16 ade17 mutants require adenine and histidine; GO_component: GO:0005829 - cytosol [Evidence IDA] [PMID 10877846]; GO_component: GO:0005886 - plasma membrane [Evidence IDA] [PMID 16622836]; GO_function: GO:0003937 - IMP cyclohydrolase activity [Evidence IEA,IEA]; GO_function: GO:0003937 - IMP cyclohydrolase activity [Evidence IDA] [PMID 10877846]; GO_function: GO:0003824 - catalytic activity [Evidence IEA,IEA]; GO_function: GO:0016787 - hydrolase activity [Evidence IEA]; GO_function: GO:0004643 - phosphoribosylaminoimidazolecarboxamide formyltransferase activity [Evidence IEA,IEA]; GO_function: GO:0004643 - phosphoribosylaminoimidazolecarboxamide formyltransferase activity [Evidence IDA] [PMID 10877846]; GO_function: GO:0016740 - transferase activity [Evidence IEA]; GO_process: GO:0006189 - 'de novo' IMP biosynthetic process [Evidence IEA]; GO_process: GO:0006189 - 'de novo' IMP biosynthetic process [Evidence IDA,IMP] [PMID 10877846]; GO_process: GO:0008152 - metabolic process [Evidence IEA]; GO_process: GO:0006164 - purine nucleotide biosynthetic process [Evidence IEA,IEA]; GO_process: GO:0006164 - purine nucleotide biosynthetic process [Evidence IDA,IMP] [PMID 10877846]) produces MSAPKTAIISVYDKTGLLDLAKGLVKNDVRLLASGGTARMIRDAGFPVEDVSAITHAPEMLSGRVKTLHPAVHAGILARNIESDEKDLTAQGIEKVDFVVCNLYPFKETISKVNVTIEEAVEEIDIGGVTLLRAAAKNHARVTILSDPADYHVFLQELEKDTVKNEISLETRQRLALKAFEHTALYDATIADFFRKQYSEDISQLPLRYGANPHQKPAQAFVTNGELPFKVLSGSPGYINLLDALNSWPLVKELSASLNLPAAASFKHVSPAGAAVGLPLSDLEKKLYFVSDIENLSPLANAYARARGADRMSSFGDFIALSNKVDVPTAQIISKEVSDGVIAPGYEPAALEILKKKKGGKYCVLQIDPNYNPDSIETRQVYGISLSQKRNDAVINSSTFREIISNNKQITEQALIDLTVATIALKYTQSNSVCYAKNGMVIGLGAGQQSRIHCTRLAGDKADNWWLRQHPKVLAFKWAKGTKRPDKSNAIDLFVSGNIPTDGPELEDYNAKFAEIPEPLSDAERKEWIAKLSEVALASDAFFPFSDNVYRAVKSGVKYISAPSGSIQDKVVLEAANSFDVVYVENNIRLFHH; encoded by the coding sequence ATGTCTGCTCCTAAAACCGCCATCATCTCTGTCTACGACAAAACCGGATTGTTAGACCTGGCCAAGGGCCTTGTTAAGAACGATGTTCGTTTGCTCGCTTCTGGTGGTACTGCCCGTATGATTAGAGATGCAGGCTTCCCTGTTGAGGATGTTTCTGCCATCACTCACGCTCCTGAGATGCTTTCTGGTAGAGTCAAGACTCTGCACCCTGCTGTCCATGCTGGTATTCTCGCTCGAAACATCGAGAGCGATGAGAAGGACTTGACCGCCCAAGGAATTGAGAAGGTCGACTTTGTTGTGTGCAACTTATATCCTTTCAAGGAGACCATTTCCAAAGTCAACGTTACTATCGAAGAAGCTGTCGAAGAAATTGACATTGGTGGTGTAACTTTGCTaagagctgctgccaagaaccATGCACGTGTCACTATCCTCTCTGATCCTGCTGACTATCACGTCTTCTTACAAGAGCTGGAGAAGGATACTGTTAAGAACGAGATTTCTCTTGAAACCAGACAAAGATTGGCTTTGAAAGCTTTTGAGCACACTGCTCTTTATGATGCAACCATTGCCGACTTTTTCCGTAAACAATACTCTGAGGACATCTCACAATTGCCTCTAAGATATGGTGCCAACCCTCACCAAAAACCCGCTCAGGCTTTTGTTACCAATGGTGAATTGCCATTCAAGGTTCTTTCTGGCTCTCCAGGTTACATTAACTTGCTCGACGCTTTGAACTCGTGGCCATTGGTTAAGGAACTGTCTGCTTCTCTTAACCTTCCTGCTGCAGCCTCCTTCAAGCATGTTTctcctgctggtgctgctgtagGCTTACCTCTCAGTGATTTGGAAAAGAAGCTCTACTTTGTCTCTGATATCGAGAACTTGTCTCCTTTGGCTAACGCTTATGCTCGTGCTAGGGGTGCCGACCGTATGTCATCATTCGGTGACTTCATTGCCCTTTCTAATAAGGTCGATGTTCCTACTGCCCAGATTATTTCTAAGGAAGTTTCTGATGGTGTTATCGCCCCAGGTTACGAGCCAGCAGCTCTTGAAAttttaaagaagaagaagggaGGAAAGTACTGTGTGCTTCAAATCGACCCCAACTACAACCCTGATTCAATTGAGACTCGTCAAGTTTACGGaatctctctctctcaAAAGCGCAACGATGCTGTTATCAACTCGTCGACTTTCCGTGAGATCATCTCCAATAACAAGCAGATCACTGAACAGGCTCTCATTGATTTGACTGTCGCTACTATTGCCCTCAAATATACACAATCTAACTCCGTCTGCTATGCCAAGAATGGTATGGTGATCGGTCTTGGAGCTGGCCAGCAATCGCGTATTCATTGTACTAGACTTGCTGGTGACAAAGCCGACAATTGGTGGCTCAGACAACACCCCAAGGTTCTTGCTTTCAAATGGGCTAAGGGAACCAAGAGACCTGATAAGTCGAATGCCATTGATCTCTTCGTCTCTGGCAACATCCCCACTGATGGCCCTGAGCTTGAGGATTACAATGCCAAGTTTGCTGAGATCCCTGAACCACTAAGTGATGCCGAACGGAAGGAATGGATCGCTAAGCTCTCTGAGGTCGCTCTTGCATCGGATGCTTTTTTCCCCTTCTCTGACAACGTTTACCGTGCTGTCAAGAGTGGTGTAAAGTATATTTCTGCCCCTAGTGGATCCATTCAAGACAAGGTTGTTCTTGAGGCCGCTAACTCCTTTGACGTTGTTTATGTCGAAAACAACATCCGACTGTTCCACCATTAG